A genomic segment from Arcobacter acticola encodes:
- a CDS encoding PhoX family protein, with amino-acid sequence MKDLLTKNHPMSPNGQDSISKNNSYNLSLEEIIETRVSRRSVIKGSLAVVAGSFLGLNLTGCTNNPSSTLSAVAAAALLDFDSVPKNLDDMVTVPSGYSVQVLYRLGDPINSFTSDYINDGSDTDFNYRAGDHHDGMSYFGMNTAGTAKDLTNSSRGLLCMNHENMTQIFMHTVAQNAAYDKTSRLSSEIDKEVSAHGVSVIEIQKGSSEFSINKSSLFNKRITAQTEINIYGPVKNHDLVKTKYSTTGAKTRGTLNNCANGLTPWGTYLTCEENWAGYFKRPASSTLTDTKAQATQNRYMGSTASDGSYGWANSTISDDIYDRWNVTPSGASQTEDYRNAANTFGWVVEIDPFNPTSTPRKRTAFGRMGHEGAMPGIITSGKPLVYYMGDDSRGEYIYKYVSTLNWDETDLNGGLDVGDKYLDDGKLYVAKFSDDGSGQWLELSMNNTDVTSYATYSFADLGDVLVNTRHAADAVDATPMDRPEWTGVHPNTGDIYITLTNNTDRGKASGASSELDSANPRYYTDDKNGTISKGNVNGHVIRMQEVGNDASATAFNWDIYLFGAQSDADENINISKLTDDNDFSSPDGLYFSQVSKGLMWLQTDDGYYTDKTNCMMLAAIPGTYNDGKSTQIINKAVPSNGNADETITTYVGTEASTTNLKRFLVGPKGCEITGITETPDGKAIFVNIQHPGENTSDLSDSANFESHWPDNGTARPRSATIVITKNDGGIVGS; translated from the coding sequence GCTGTACTAATAATCCTAGTAGTACACTATCTGCTGTAGCAGCTGCTGCATTATTAGATTTTGATTCTGTTCCTAAAAATCTAGATGATATGGTAACTGTTCCTAGTGGATATTCAGTACAAGTATTATATAGATTAGGTGATCCAATTAATTCTTTTACTTCTGATTATATAAATGATGGAAGTGATACAGACTTTAATTATAGAGCAGGAGATCACCATGATGGAATGTCATATTTTGGTATGAATACAGCTGGAACTGCCAAAGACTTAACAAACTCTAGTAGAGGTTTATTATGTATGAATCATGAAAATATGACACAAATTTTTATGCATACAGTAGCTCAAAATGCAGCCTATGATAAAACTTCAAGACTTTCATCTGAAATTGATAAAGAAGTATCAGCACATGGTGTTTCTGTTATCGAAATACAAAAAGGAAGTTCAGAATTCTCAATAAATAAAAGTTCTTTATTTAATAAAAGAATAACAGCTCAAACAGAGATAAATATTTATGGACCTGTAAAAAATCACGACTTAGTTAAAACAAAATACTCAACAACTGGTGCAAAAACAAGAGGAACATTAAATAACTGTGCAAATGGTTTAACTCCTTGGGGAACTTATCTTACATGTGAAGAGAACTGGGCTGGATATTTTAAAAGACCTGCAAGTAGTACGTTAACTGATACAAAAGCTCAAGCTACACAAAATAGATATATGGGTTCAACTGCAAGTGATGGTTCGTATGGTTGGGCAAACTCTACAATTAGTGATGATATTTACGATAGATGGAATGTTACTCCAAGTGGTGCTAGTCAAACTGAAGATTATAGAAATGCTGCAAATACATTTGGTTGGGTTGTTGAAATCGATCCATTTAATCCAACTTCAACTCCAAGAAAAAGAACAGCCTTTGGAAGAATGGGACATGAAGGTGCTATGCCTGGAATTATAACAAGTGGTAAACCTTTAGTTTATTATATGGGTGATGATTCAAGGGGTGAATATATCTATAAATATGTATCTACTTTAAATTGGGATGAAACTGATTTAAATGGTGGATTAGATGTGGGAGATAAATATTTAGATGATGGAAAACTTTATGTTGCAAAATTTAGTGATGATGGTTCAGGACAATGGTTAGAACTTTCTATGAATAATACAGATGTTACTTCTTATGCAACTTATAGTTTTGCAGATCTAGGAGATGTTTTAGTAAATACAAGACATGCAGCAGACGCAGTTGACGCAACTCCTATGGATAGACCTGAGTGGACAGGGGTTCACCCAAATACAGGTGATATTTATATTACTTTAACAAATAATACAGATAGAGGTAAAGCAAGTGGAGCTAGTTCTGAACTTGATTCTGCAAATCCTAGATATTACACTGATGATAAAAACGGAACCATTTCTAAAGGTAATGTAAATGGACATGTAATTAGAATGCAAGAAGTAGGAAATGATGCAAGTGCAACTGCATTTAACTGGGATATTTACCTATTTGGTGCTCAATCTGATGCAGATGAAAATATAAATATTTCTAAATTAACAGATGATAATGATTTCTCAAGTCCTGATGGATTATATTTCAGTCAAGTATCAAAAGGTTTAATGTGGCTTCAAACAGATGATGGTTATTACACTGATAAAACAAACTGTATGATGTTAGCAGCAATCCCAGGAACATATAATGATGGTAAATCTACTCAAATTATAAATAAAGCAGTACCAAGTAATGGTAATGCTGATGAGACAATTACAACTTATGTTGGAACTGAAGCTTCAACAACAAATCTAAAAAGATTTTTAGTTGGACCAAAAGGTTGCGAAATTACAGGAATTACTGAAACTCCAGATGGTAAAGCAATATTCGTAAATATTCAACATCCAGGTGAAAATACAAGTGATTTAAGCGATTCAGCTAATTTTGAAAGTCACTGGCCAGATAATGGAACTGCAAGACCAAGATCAGCTACTATTGTTATTACAAAAAATGATGGTGGAATTGTAGGCTCATAA
- a CDS encoding DUF1924 domain-containing protein: protein MKVLRVLVIAAFAFNLGFASVVDDYLGSLKQEVLKENPSFKNFDAKRGEEIFTSKHIGKKGKEISCTTCHTINLSNSGENTFTGKTIEPLSPKANPKRFTDIKEIEKWMKRNFNDVYNREGTALEKGDVTTYIINQ, encoded by the coding sequence ATGAAAGTTTTGAGAGTTTTAGTAATTGCGGCTTTTGCTTTTAATCTGGGATTTGCTAGCGTTGTTGATGATTATTTAGGCTCTTTAAAACAAGAAGTTTTAAAAGAAAATCCATCTTTTAAAAACTTTGATGCAAAACGAGGTGAAGAGATTTTTACATCAAAACATATTGGTAAAAAAGGTAAAGAGATTTCATGTACTACTTGTCATACAATAAATCTAAGTAATAGTGGAGAAAACACTTTCACAGGTAAAACAATAGAGCCACTTTCTCCAAAGGCAAATCCAAAAAGATTTACAGATATAAAAGAGATTGAAAAATGGATGAAAAGAAACTTTAATGATGTTTATAATCGTGAGGGAACAGCTTTAGAAAAAGGTGATGTAACAACATACATCATAAACCAATAA
- a CDS encoding diheme cytochrome c, giving the protein MKYLIFLTIFLNSLFAESYSSGRTDVAPVNNQLYIKECGSCHFPYQPGLLPTNSWKKMMVNLDKHFGVDATIAPEDFETLSKYLNDNSAEKNMQYKRSNRIVSSLLPGQEADSISTTPYMVQKHREIRKDLITQPDVKGLFNCMACHTTADKGIYSERAINIPNFGRWED; this is encoded by the coding sequence ATGAAATATTTAATTTTTTTAACAATATTTTTGAACTCTTTATTTGCAGAGTCATATTCATCAGGGAGAACTGATGTTGCACCTGTAAATAATCAGCTTTACATAAAAGAGTGTGGTTCATGTCACTTCCCATATCAGCCAGGACTTCTTCCTACTAATTCATGGAAAAAAATGATGGTAAATCTAGATAAACACTTTGGAGTTGATGCCACTATAGCTCCTGAAGATTTTGAAACATTATCAAAATATCTAAATGACAATAGTGCTGAAAAAAATATGCAATATAAAAGAAGTAATAGAATAGTTTCAAGTTTACTTCCGGGCCAAGAAGCTGATTCTATTTCAACAACACCTTATATGGTTCAAAAACATAGGGAAATAAGAAAAGATTTAATCACACAGCCCGATGTAAAAGGCTTATTTAACTGTATGGCTTGTCATACAACAGCAGATAAAGGCATTTATTCTGAAAGAGCTATAAATATCCCAAACTTTGGAAGATGGGAAGATTAA
- a CDS encoding cytochrome b/b6 domain-containing protein, translating to MQKSYIWSLPTRVFHALFVLFILLAFLSADEDRWLNYHAIIGYGVLILLVFRIFWGIFGPKYSLFKDFSIGKQNVKEFLNNIFEDNQKYIGHNPLASYVMIAMLIVALLTVITGVLAFGIQEGKGILSSWNSPFFKEMELFKGIHEIFSTLFLVLIVAHIAGVLSDRLLHKKHETLNSIITGYKITNDNESVKLNIFQKIFAFFMFILFIGFLLFNFYKPNNILVSSIYKTIDYQTQNEVFVNECASCHTLYPSHAFA from the coding sequence ATGCAAAAATCATATATTTGGTCATTACCAACTAGAGTTTTTCACGCTCTTTTTGTACTATTTATTCTATTGGCTTTTTTAAGTGCTGATGAGGATAGATGGTTAAATTACCATGCAATAATCGGTTATGGGGTTTTAATACTACTTGTATTTAGAATATTTTGGGGAATCTTTGGACCTAAATACTCTTTATTTAAAGATTTTTCAATAGGAAAACAAAATGTAAAAGAGTTTTTAAACAATATTTTTGAAGATAATCAAAAATACATAGGTCATAATCCATTAGCTTCTTATGTAATGATTGCCATGTTAATAGTTGCACTTTTAACTGTAATTACAGGGGTATTAGCCTTTGGTATTCAAGAAGGAAAAGGTATTTTATCTTCGTGGAATTCACCTTTTTTTAAAGAGATGGAACTATTTAAAGGAATTCATGAGATATTTTCAACTCTGTTTTTAGTTTTGATTGTAGCTCATATTGCTGGTGTTTTAAGTGATAGATTACTTCATAAAAAGCATGAAACTCTAAACTCTATAATCACTGGCTATAAAATAACAAATGATAATGAAAGTGTAAAACTAAATATTTTTCAAAAAATATTTGCTTTTTTTATGTTTATACTATTTATAGGATTTTTACTTTTTAATTTCTATAAACCAAATAATATTTTAGTCTCATCTATTTATAAAACAATAGATTATCAAACACAAAATGAAGTTTTTGTAAATGAGTGTGCATCGTGCCACACTCTGTATCCCTCCCACGCTTTTGCCTAA
- a CDS encoding diheme cytochrome c yields MSDLENHFGDDASIDEESNKNILAYLVKNSAETSSMESSWNFLNSIGDKDIIAMSDTIFWKETHKDIDKKLYNHKDIKNKANCKACHSDIEKGLIEDENIKNLSAFK; encoded by the coding sequence ATGAGTGATTTGGAAAATCACTTTGGAGATGATGCCTCTATTGATGAAGAGTCAAATAAAAATATTTTGGCTTATTTAGTAAAAAATAGTGCTGAGACTTCAAGTATGGAATCAAGTTGGAATTTCTTGAATTCAATAGGTGATAAAGATATAATAGCCATGAGTGATACAATATTTTGGAAAGAAACCCATAAAGATATTGATAAAAAGTTATATAATCACAAAGATATAAAAAATAAAGCAAACTGTAAAGCTTGTCATAGTGATATTGAAAAAGGATTAATTGAAGATGAAAATATTAAAAATCTTTCTGCTTTTAAGTAG
- a CDS encoding response regulator transcription factor, with translation MNKSVLLIEDDLQMQEFIIEYLKDYNFDCTAFTHPKDAIQSFKNNNDYEIIILDLMLPDMDGFDLFRKLKQIKNIPIIISTARGDIGNKIHGFELGADDYLAKPYEPRELVLRIEHILKKNISNKINICNFEIDKENRTVVLDGFPIDFTKIEFEIFMFLINNLNKISSREQILNATSLDENTKNRTIDMHISNIRYKIGDDSKNPIFIKSVWGIGYKFVG, from the coding sequence TTGAATAAAAGTGTCCTGTTAATTGAAGATGACTTACAAATGCAAGAATTTATAATTGAATATTTAAAAGATTATAACTTTGATTGTACTGCATTTACTCATCCAAAAGATGCAATTCAGAGCTTTAAAAACAACAATGATTATGAAATTATCATACTTGATTTGATGCTTCCTGATATGGATGGTTTTGATTTATTTAGAAAACTAAAACAAATAAAAAACATTCCTATTATTATCTCAACAGCACGTGGTGATATAGGAAATAAAATCCATGGGTTTGAACTAGGAGCCGATGATTATCTTGCAAAACCCTATGAACCAAGAGAGTTAGTTTTAAGAATTGAACATATTTTGAAAAAAAACATTTCAAATAAAATAAATATCTGCAATTTTGAAATAGACAAAGAAAATAGAACTGTAGTTTTAGATGGTTTTCCAATTGATTTTACAAAAATAGAGTTTGAGATTTTCATGTTTTTAATAAACAATCTAAATAAAATCTCATCAAGAGAACAGATACTAAATGCCACATCTTTAGATGAAAATACTAAAAATAGAACAATAGATATGCATATTTCAAATATTAGATATAAGATTGGCGATGATTCAAAAAATCCAATATTTATAAAATCTGTTTGGGGTATTGGGTATAAATTCGTAGGATAA
- a CDS encoding ArsS family sensor histidine kinase, whose translation MSIFKKISILFFISLTLMSIIGFWIDEINSKRIDTLVKEKYIKISNELFQNIENKTQLNALLDKYDLEKKELKNNNNYNILYENTLTFGYIVILQETFGDEFIIKIKYLDDEYILKTADEENITDKLILNILVFVDIFVLFLIFLYILKLLSPLKIITKQLTNFSNGDLSSRIDIKSNDEIGILANSFNKMASNLENLIKTREELLRDIGHELRTPIAKGKFAIEKIDDFSQKELLKKIFKDLEVLTNELIELEKLNSTKLNITTFKAETLIVESLEKLYLDDESKIEINIQEDFKINGDLYYLSIVLKNLIDNALKYAISYPIQIDVNLNTISVSNKGKELSKQLEYYLKPFTQELSQRDGFGLGLSIVKKIIDKHDFRLEYSYKDESNIFKICLLNIQ comes from the coding sequence ATGTCAATTTTTAAAAAAATATCAATTTTATTTTTTATTAGTTTAACCCTTATGAGTATAATTGGATTTTGGATTGATGAAATAAATTCAAAAAGGATTGATACTCTTGTAAAAGAAAAATATATCAAAATATCCAATGAACTTTTTCAAAATATTGAAAACAAAACTCAATTAAATGCCCTACTTGATAAATATGATTTAGAAAAAAAAGAGTTAAAAAACAACAACAATTATAATATTTTATATGAAAACACTCTTACCTTTGGATATATAGTAATTTTACAAGAGACTTTTGGAGATGAATTTATTATAAAAATCAAATACTTAGATGATGAGTATATTTTAAAAACAGCAGATGAAGAAAATATCACAGATAAATTAATATTAAATATTTTGGTATTTGTAGATATTTTTGTTTTATTTTTGATTTTTTTATATATTTTAAAACTTCTTTCTCCTTTAAAAATAATCACAAAACAACTTACAAACTTTTCAAATGGTGATTTATCAAGTAGAATTGATATTAAATCAAATGACGAAATAGGAATACTTGCAAACTCTTTTAATAAAATGGCATCAAACTTAGAAAACCTAATTAAAACAAGAGAAGAGCTTTTAAGAGATATAGGACATGAACTAAGAACTCCAATTGCAAAAGGAAAATTTGCCATAGAAAAGATTGATGATTTTTCACAAAAAGAGCTATTAAAAAAGATTTTTAAAGATTTAGAAGTTTTAACAAATGAGCTAATAGAGCTTGAAAAACTAAACTCCACAAAACTAAATATCACTACTTTTAAAGCGGAAACTTTAATAGTTGAATCTTTAGAAAAACTATACCTTGATGATGAATCAAAAATAGAAATAAACATACAAGAAGATTTTAAAATAAATGGTGACCTATATTATCTTTCAATTGTTTTAAAAAATCTAATTGATAATGCTTTAAAATACGCTATTTCATATCCAATACAAATAGATGTAAATCTAAATACTATATCAGTATCAAACAAAGGTAAAGAGCTGTCAAAACAGCTTGAATACTACCTAAAACCTTTTACTCAAGAGTTATCTCAAAGAGATGGTTTTGGTTTGGGTTTGAGTATTGTAAAAAAGATTATTGATAAACACGATTTTAGATTGGAGTATTCTTATAAAGATGAGAGTAATATCTTTAAAATTTGTCTATTAAATATTCAATAA
- the yedE gene encoding selenium metabolism membrane protein YedE/FdhT — translation MEYFKQFKQNYLVSFWRPTPAVIALGVLAAYYFGITGTYWAVTGEFTRWGGHILQFAGVDISNWGYYKIMKMEGNSLTRIDGVMIIGMFAGCIAAAFWGNNVKLRMPASNIRIAQALIGGIIAGFGARLGMGCNLASLFTGIPQFSLHAWFFTLAMIIGVYLGVKVTELSFFKSKIKLQKVSCSKDLQKDKQQVKSLFTIGSFVFIAMLIWALYLIFVANSMKLGIAMLFGAAFGLLIAKAQICFTSAFRDIFTTGRSELAIAIVVGMAVSTIGVFSYIMMGAPPKIMWAGPNAIIGGLLFGFGIVLAGGCECGWMYRAVEGQVHFWIVGIGNVIGATLLAFMWDSFSISLATSWPKINMLESLGSYGGLFMNYIFLFLLFLLILKLEKNYRFKLQTKGN, via the coding sequence ATGGAATATTTCAAGCAATTTAAACAAAACTATTTAGTTAGTTTTTGGCGTCCAACACCTGCTGTTATAGCGTTAGGAGTTCTTGCTGCTTACTATTTTGGTATAACAGGTACTTATTGGGCAGTTACAGGTGAGTTCACACGATGGGGTGGACATATTTTACAATTTGCTGGTGTTGATATTAGCAATTGGGGTTATTATAAAATCATGAAAATGGAAGGGAATAGCCTTACTCGAATTGATGGTGTTATGATTATTGGTATGTTCGCTGGATGTATTGCAGCTGCTTTTTGGGGAAACAATGTAAAGCTTAGAATGCCTGCTAGTAATATCAGAATTGCACAAGCATTAATAGGTGGAATAATTGCAGGATTTGGAGCACGTCTAGGTATGGGTTGTAACCTTGCTAGTTTGTTTACTGGAATTCCTCAGTTTTCACTTCATGCATGGTTTTTTACTCTTGCTATGATTATTGGTGTTTATTTAGGTGTAAAAGTAACTGAACTTTCTTTTTTCAAATCAAAAATAAAACTACAAAAAGTTTCTTGTAGCAAAGATTTACAAAAAGATAAGCAACAAGTAAAATCATTATTTACAATAGGTTCTTTTGTATTTATAGCTATGCTTATTTGGGCTTTATACTTAATATTTGTTGCAAATAGCATGAAACTCGGAATTGCTATGCTTTTTGGAGCAGCTTTTGGTTTACTTATTGCTAAAGCTCAGATTTGTTTTACATCTGCATTTAGAGATATTTTTACAACAGGAAGAAGCGAACTTGCAATTGCTATTGTAGTTGGTATGGCTGTTTCTACTATTGGAGTATTTTCTTATATAATGATGGGTGCACCTCCTAAAATCATGTGGGCTGGACCAAATGCTATTATTGGTGGTTTATTATTTGGATTTGGTATTGTTCTTGCAGGTGGTTGTGAATGTGGTTGGATGTATAGAGCTGTTGAAGGTCAAGTTCACTTTTGGATTGTTGGAATTGGAAATGTAATTGGTGCTACTTTACTTGCGTTTATGTGGGATAGTTTTTCAATCTCATTGGCTACATCTTGGCCAAAAATAAATATGCTTGAATCACTTGGCTCTTATGGTGGATTATTTATGAATTATATTTTCTTATTTTTATTATTTTTATTAATTCTAAAATTAGAAAAAAATTATAGATTTAAATTACAAACAAAAGGAAATTGA
- the yedF gene encoding sulfurtransferase-like selenium metabolism protein YedF — protein MEKENIVPDYRLDMQGEPCPYPAVKTLEAMQSLKKGEILEIISDCPQSINNIPIDMKNHGYKVLSIDSSGPTIQYIIQK, from the coding sequence ATGGAAAAAGAAAATATAGTTCCAGATTATAGACTTGATATGCAAGGTGAGCCTTGTCCTTATCCTGCTGTGAAAACTCTTGAAGCAATGCAAAGTTTAAAAAAAGGTGAGATTTTAGAGATAATTAGTGATTGTCCTCAAAGTATCAATAATATCCCAATTGATATGAAGAATCATGGTTACAAAGTTTTAAGTATTGATAGTAGTGGTCCTACTATCCAATATATAATTCAAAAATAG
- a CDS encoding GGDEF domain-containing protein, with translation MGALKGIFRGSHDYKNSMYDSDIVDIAIEVLSKEKIDENISQNPISQMESARFSYFYNDQLTHLYNINYLDFIINQRILEEYNYFHVLSLKNFSEYNKKFGWIEGDRYLKNVATILKDLFIDSDNLIFRVFGDDFVVLTKDKNTIDLENFSILDDEIVKIKLVSHFIVDLDIHILKDIDKLGI, from the coding sequence TTGGGAGCTTTAAAAGGTATTTTTAGAGGTTCCCATGATTATAAAAATAGTATGTATGATAGTGACATAGTAGATATAGCGATTGAAGTGCTATCAAAAGAAAAAATTGATGAGAATATATCTCAGAATCCAATCTCACAAATGGAAAGTGCTAGATTCTCATATTTTTATAATGACCAATTAACACATTTATATAATATTAATTATTTAGATTTTATTATAAATCAAAGAATTTTGGAAGAGTATAATTATTTCCATGTTTTAAGTCTTAAAAATTTTTCTGAATATAATAAAAAATTTGGATGGATAGAAGGTGATAGATATTTAAAAAATGTGGCAACAATTTTAAAAGATTTATTTATAGATTCTGATAATCTTATTTTTAGAGTATTTGGGGATGATTTTGTTGTATTAACAAAAGATAAAAACACAATAGATTTAGAAAACTTTTCCATATTAGATGATGAAATCGTTAAGATAAAATTAGTATCTCATTTTATTGTAGATTTAGATATTCATATTTTAAAAGATATTGATAAACTTGGGATTTAA
- a CDS encoding IS5 family transposase, whose amino-acid sequence MAGLFDYEFQLEKINKHQPPLQKLNKIIDWEMFRETIESALEKEDRKSNAGRKPYDKLLMFKILILQRYYNLSDEQTEFQIKDRLSFLDFLGLQIGDDVPDEKTIWLFKEQLKEKGLSKKLFELFTSKLISNGIVAKEGTIVDASFVNVPKQRNTRDENKQIKEDKMPQSFEDNPNKKAQKDCDARWTTKGGQREYGYKDHVASDQKTKIITKYEVTPASTHDSQVVKDLIDGDDNTLYADSAYKSEETEQYLESKNVKSKVIKRAYRNKPLTNAQHKENYKHSKTRVRVEHIFGTLTTQMHNALNLLSIGIDRIKSTIGLTNLTYNLVRYEQMVRLQKVKLI is encoded by the coding sequence ATGGCAGGACTATTTGACTACGAATTTCAATTGGAAAAAATCAATAAACATCAACCACCGCTACAAAAACTAAACAAGATTATTGATTGGGAGATGTTTAGAGAAACAATTGAATCAGCTTTAGAAAAAGAGGATAGAAAGTCAAATGCAGGAAGAAAGCCATACGATAAATTGCTAATGTTTAAAATTTTAATACTTCAACGATATTATAATCTTTCAGATGAACAAACAGAATTTCAGATCAAAGATAGATTATCATTTTTAGATTTTTTAGGATTGCAAATCGGTGATGATGTACCAGATGAAAAGACTATATGGTTGTTTAAAGAGCAACTAAAAGAGAAAGGTTTATCCAAAAAATTATTTGAACTATTTACCTCTAAACTTATCTCAAATGGAATAGTTGCCAAAGAGGGGACAATCGTTGATGCTTCATTTGTAAATGTACCCAAACAAAGAAATACAAGAGATGAAAATAAACAAATCAAAGAGGATAAAATGCCACAAAGCTTTGAAGACAATCCAAATAAAAAAGCTCAAAAAGATTGTGATGCAAGATGGACAACAAAAGGAGGTCAAAGAGAATATGGATATAAAGATCATGTAGCCTCAGATCAGAAAACTAAAATTATCACTAAATATGAAGTGACGCCAGCTTCAACCCATGATTCACAAGTGGTTAAAGATTTGATAGATGGAGATGATAATACCCTCTATGCTGATAGTGCTTATAAATCTGAAGAGACTGAGCAATATCTCGAAAGTAAAAATGTGAAATCAAAAGTTATCAAAAGAGCCTACAGAAACAAACCCTTAACCAATGCCCAGCATAAAGAAAATTATAAACACTCTAAAACAAGAGTAAGAGTTGAACATATATTTGGAACACTTACAACTCAAATGCATAATGCACTTAATCTTCTCTCAATTGGAATAGATAGGATAAAGTCCACAATAGGACTTACGAACCTTACCTACAACTTAGTCAGATACGAACAGATGGTTAGATTACAAAAGGTAAAATTGATATGA
- a CDS encoding HD-GYP domain-containing protein, with the protein MLEQTDIELRKKAYEIIQRKGNDFSSKFESSDLKTLLHELDVYQAELEAQNEELREKEEKLLTSQLEYESLFMDATIGFILLDNKLEIQNINNIARAYFAYRFLNEKNKMFISLIARNGIKSFFNWIDKKEYLKKHLEIDLLCDSGVASFRLDAKPYLLKDKWIVLTLENVENEKLYALKKLENYKEVLYTLAELIEKRDPYTAGHSKRVATYAKKIASKMHLTKQNCDMIYEAGILHDIGKIVIPDSILLKPSRLNDNEYKLIKKHSSIGFELLSKVNDFKKIANIIHFHHERVDGLGYPKGLKSDEIPLESKILAIADGFDTMTTNRIYNKRKSLEEALEELNEGTSKN; encoded by the coding sequence ATGTTAGAGCAAACTGACATAGAATTAAGAAAAAAGGCCTATGAAATTATACAAAGAAAAGGCAATGATTTTTCTTCAAAATTTGAAAGTAGTGATTTAAAAACTCTTCTTCATGAGTTGGATGTTTATCAAGCTGAACTTGAAGCACAAAATGAAGAGTTAAGGGAGAAAGAAGAAAAACTATTAACTTCTCAACTTGAGTATGAGAGTTTATTTATGGACGCTACAATAGGGTTTATTTTACTTGATAATAAGCTAGAAATACAAAATATAAATAATATAGCAAGAGCTTATTTTGCCTATAGATTTTTAAATGAAAAAAATAAAATGTTTATTAGCTTAATAGCAAGAAATGGTATAAAATCTTTTTTTAATTGGATTGATAAAAAAGAGTATCTTAAAAAACATTTAGAAATAGACTTACTTTGTGATAGTGGAGTAGCAAGTTTTAGATTAGATGCAAAGCCATATTTACTAAAAGATAAATGGATAGTTTTAACTTTAGAAAACGTAGAAAATGAAAAACTCTATGCATTAAAGAAATTAGAAAACTATAAAGAAGTGCTGTATACTTTAGCGGAACTAATAGAAAAAAGAGATCCATATACAGCTGGTCATTCAAAAAGAGTAGCAACATATGCGAAAAAAATAGCAAGTAAAATGCATCTTACAAAACAAAATTGTGACATGATTTATGAGGCTGGTATTTTACATGATATTGGTAAAATTGTTATTCCTGATTCTATCTTACTAAAACCATCAAGATTAAATGATAACGAATACAAACTTATAAAAAAACACTCTTCTATAGGATTTGAACTTTTATCTAAAGTTAATGATTTTAAAAAAATAGCAAATATTATTCACTTTCACCATGAACGAGTTGATGGACTGGGTTATCCAAAGGGCTTAAAATCAGATGAAATTCCTCTTGAATCAAAAATTTTAGCTATTGCAGATGGCTTTGATACAATGACAACAAACAGAATATATAATAAAAGAAAAAGTCTTGAAGAAGCTTTAGAAGAGTTAAATGAGGGCACCTCTAAAAATTAG